TTTTCTTGGATATTTATCTGTGAAGATTTATTGAGGCCTAAAATGAAGCTTATTCTTCCAGAGAGGATTTGTATTTGCTTTTACCAGGTGCTCAGGGGCACCAGACCAGTTTGGGATATCCCTAAATTAAATTCTCAGCCTGGGTGTTTTGAATCCTTGTGGTATTAAGGCTGAAACAACTAAGTGTGAAGTCTGGCTTGTAGTCCGAATTCTCAGCAGTGGAATCTACTCAGCACCAACGTTCAGGGCAGACTGTTTGCCATCATCTAtggtgagtgtgtttgtgtgtttatttctagTTCATTTTGGTCTGGTGTCTCAGCTTCACTGGGAAAGAGTTCTTATCATGCTCCCCACCATGGCCAGGCGTCACATAACACCCTAAAAAACAAAGCGCAAGTTTGGGTGAAGTCAGCTGTGGTGCTTGGGGTTTCACGTGGGCCAAGCCCCTGGGACCGAGAGTTCCTTGGTTTTGTGGTGGCTCTTCCttgcttttataaattaaaaaatatattattctggATTTTAATCGTTCATCCAAGTACCCAGCTTGCCATATTATGGAAAATCTATCCCCATAATCCATGAATCCCTGTTTCTTTGGGAGATCGTGAGAACCCTAGAGTTTCTAAATTCATTCCTCCCTCAGCCAACAATACCCTCCACCTAAATTTTCCATCTCAACCAGCACTTCATTCCCAACCCAGCCTCATCTACCTGGCAATTTTCTTGGTGACCTCTGACTATTGATTCCTCTCCTCCCGGccactccctcccagcccctctggACCTCTTTTCAGAGATTTGTCTTCCCGACAGAATCtattcctcagcagtgaaaacctTTACCCCTATCCTACCGGCCAGAAAAGGCTTTCCTTCTCATTCTACTTCCTCTCCGTCCTTGACGCTCTGGGACATCCGGTAAAGCGGAGAGGGTGCTGAAAAGGGGGCCTCAGACCTTAATCAGGCGCCTTAACTGATTGAGTACTGTGCTTCCCTCTTGTGACCCAGAGGACTTTAAAGCTGAATGCTGCCCCCAAAGGACTATAAATTAAATATGACTTTCtgggaaagaagatacagtaGCTGACAGGGTTTGAAggcttccctttccctttcctcgGTGCCTaggctcctcctctccctcctctaccCGCTGCTCAGAGCTTCAAGCAGAAACTGCACCAATTACAAagcaagaaaactagaaaaacctGTGTAACATTTCAGTGAAAACTCCCatttccttcagcattttttccagaaatacatgtctatatatatatatatttttttttttaaaaaggaaagaaatggaaaagctcCGAGCAGAATGAAGTCAGAGCATGCGCCTTCGTGCTCTGGGTAAGGGGTCATCGCCAAATTCCGGATCAACCTTAGGATCAACTTGGAGACCTACACAAGAAGAGGAAAGCTGCACACTCGAAATGGCATTTTCAGTGCAAATTGGTATCTGGTTATGTGGTATCATGGCTCTATGGAAGTGTACTTGCCCATAGTGAGCGCGCAATTAACAGCACATATTGTTATTTTCTAAGTTCCTCATAAGTATTTTCTACGCGGCTGTATTAGTTAAAGAACAGTAGTGAAGCTTTAAATTTGGCAGGAGACATCCGGAAATAGCCTTTGGAATGAAAGGATTACAACTCATCTGCTGAAAGCATGCGTGGCTCTTAAAAGAGCCTTTGGGGTTAGGTGTAAAGACGCTTACTTGGCAAGTTTACTTGGAGCTGGTGTACTTGGTGACAGCCTTGGTGCCCTCGGACACGGCGTGCTTGGCCAGCTCCCCGGGCAGCAGCAGGCGCACGGCCGTCTGGATCTCTCTGGAAGTGATGGTCGAGCGCTTGTTATAATGCGCCAGGCGCGACGCCTCGCCCGCAATGCGCTCGAAGATGTCGTTGACGAAGGAGTTCATGATGCCCATAGCCTTGGACGAGATGCCGGTGTCCGGGTGGACCTGCTTCAGCACTTTGTACACGTACACGGAGTAACTCTCCTTGCGACTGCGCTTGCGTTTCTTGCCATCCTTCTTCTGCGCCTTGGTCACCGCCTTCTTGGAGCCCTTCTTCGGGGCCGGAGCGGACTTGGTGGGTTCAGGCATTGTAGCGTTAAAAATTCGAACACTAACGCTAACACCTGGGAAAAGAGTCGCCCCCGCTGAGGCCACATTTACTTATAGATGCGGTATTCAAATTAGGTTAGTAAGATTTCGCTCATGATTGGATTAATTTTATTGTGGCGTCACAAACAGGAATGTAAATGATACTAGCAGGTCTACCTTTTCATTGGCTGTTTAGTTAGTGTGCTTTGACCCAATCAGACGGGCCTAGACTAGACTACCCATAGCTAGTACAAATAGCCTTTTGAAGCACCTGCACTGTGTATTTCACAGCAAGCagatgaaaggaaatgataacacGCTAGCTTTAAGTTAGTAACTGAAAGCAACTTCTCTGTTCCTTTGGATAACTTCGTGCATTGGTTCGGGCCCCGCAACTAGTCACCGTGTTAATGTCCAGCTGGAGCTGGTGGACAAGCTCGTAAACGCATTACCCCGCGCCCTGGGCAGCTAACCAATAAGTAGCCACTACCTGCACCTAACGTGCTGGGCTGGGTCACCCTCTTAAAAGTTCACAATTCTTAACCTCTTCATCCTCTATCAGAAGTCCTGATAATTTTTGTTACTTATTAACCATGATGCTTAAAATACTTGGGAGTATTTTTCCCGCAAACTTGCCAGTTTTGCCTGTCGGCATGCCCTTGTTAAGCAAAGAAAATGCAAGTGGCTCATTAAATGATAAACCATCTTTCGTGCAATGGGGTAAACATTTAAATTTCACTTTAGTGGTCTCCAGACACCTACAGAACGTAGTGCCTGATACGGTGGGGGGAGACTTCCTGCCCCTGAGTTTGTGCTCTCCCTTACCGCGCCCTTTGGGGCGAAGTGGGGACTTTCAACCAGCGGTCTCCACTCTCCGCACACTGGAGCCTAACACAAGCTTACGCTCAGGCCTGTTCCCTGGTCAGTCTAACCGCACACTTACCAGTTTCCTAAAGGGACTGTCACATTGTACTACAGCCGAGGCCATCAATACCCGCCCCAGGGAGGGCCGCCCCTCACTTGCAGCTTTTCACTTCCTAACCACGCCCCCTTAAAACATGCCAACAGCTCTTTTCCTGATATCTTTGGGTGGCTCTGAAAAGAGCCTTTGGGTTGTGTCGAGCTTCTAAGCCTTAGGCCAAAGCaacttcctatttcttcttggCTGCCGCCTTCTTTGGCTTGGCTGCCTTAGGTTTGGCGGTCTTTGGTTTAGCCGCTTTGGGCTTCACCGCCTTAGCTTTCGCTGGGCTCTTGGGCGCCTTCTTCGGCTTGGCTGCCTTCGCTTTTTTCGGACTCTTTGCTTTTTTGGCTCCTGCAGCCGCGGCAGGCTTCTTCGCCTTCTTTGGGGTCTTCTTGGCGCTCTTCTTGGGGGTGGCCGCCCCCGTCGCCTTCTTGGGCTTCTTAGCTCCTCCTGCGGGCTTCTTGGGCTTGGCCGCGCCCGCCTTCTTGGCTTTGGGCTTAGCCTCCCCGGTGGCCGCCTTCCTGTTCAGCTTGAAAGAACCCGAGGCGCCGGTGCCCTTGGTCTGTACCAGAGTGCCCTTGCTCACCAAGCTCTTGAGACCCAGCTTGATCCGACTGTTATTCTTCTCTACATCGTAGCCCGCGGCCGCCAGCGCCTTCTTGAGCGCAGCCAGAGACACGCCGCTGCGCTCCTTGGAGGCGGCGACAGCCTTGGTGATGAGCTCGGACACCGGGGGCCCAGACGCTTTGCGCTTTGCGGCACCTGCAGCCTTACGGGCCTTCTTTTTCACCGGCGTCTTCTCGGCAGGGGCCGGTGCAGCAGGCGCGGCGGGCGCAGTCTCGGACATGTTGAAGGCGATTGTTGGGAAAGCAATTCGAGCCGGAAGCAGAGGCACTGGCCGGGACTCGGGCCGCGCCGCTGCGCCCGCCCGTTTATATAGGGCGGAGCTGCGCCGTGATTGGTGCGCTGTCCAGCCCGCCTCGCTGGCAGCCTCAGAGTGTCCTCTCGGATCCCGAGTTGTGTTTGTTACACCTCAAAAAATgccaaaaatatcaaaattctcTGCACTGAATTGCCCGATTTTTCCCAGAAAATGATCCCCGAAGTCTCAGGCTTCACTCAGGTCTCAAATTATGAGGAAAGCACAAAACCTTATGCCAAAACCCAGCAATATTTCCCGCCGTGCTTGTCAAATTTCAACTCAGAGAAACAAAACTTTCTATTTTCTTCGTAAATTATAAACCGATCTTTAACTGTGGAGTTTTCTGACCTCTCAAATATGATTCTCCAAGTGGTTAGGTTCTTATAGGTCCAAAAAGCATGTAACTGGCATTAGGATTTTTATTACAAATCTGCACTTAAGTGAGGGAAGTAACACAGGCTCCTCTGAGAGTCCTGTCTATTGAGCCGAGGGCATTTGAGTTCATCAAACTGGTTTAGTTTAATGCTAAACAAATTATTGCCCATATGAGGTTAAATGTTGGACCCCTGGGACATCAACGTATGCAgccatggttttatttctttctgttgcgTCTGGGTTTTTAAACAATTCCTTAGGATAATTCTTTTCCTGTCTGctcccaggggttgggggaggggcggtTGCTTCTCCTCCTCTGGACAACTGCTCCATGAGTTTAGATACCTTGAATTCAGGATATTTGGGAAGGAAAGGGAGTCCAAAACACAGGATACACAGATGGAAaaggattaattttcaaataacacGCAGATGTTTTCTATGAAGTCACTGGAAGCGGAGGCGCACTGGGAAGAATTTGTTTGCAGTCTTGGTGAGTTCTTTTGGCATATGCTTCAGGATCAAATAGAAATATACTCTTTAGAGTTGGAATTCAAGCGTTGATCATAAGGGGAACTAAATGGAAACTGTAGATTATAACATATCTATTCCCTTTACCGGAGAAACCCAGACGCTGCTATCACTGAATAACTGATGAATGACTAGTCCACACAGCAAATATGGCTTCACTCATGAAGATTATGGTCCTATGCTTCCCGGAGCtccatcaaaaagaaaataagttccGTGTAGGATCGAATGACAAGTTCAGATTTCCACCTCGGAAGCAGAGCTTTGAGGGACCATCCACGTTAAGTTTTTGTCCTCTGAAGACACCCTTTGCAAGGTCTTTGAAAAAGTGGTTTTATTTAGGTAGTACATATTGGCAATCACCAGTGTACACATTGGCAATGAAAACCCAACTAAAGGAATTATTCCTGGAAAATGATCTGGACGGAATTGTCTTTAAAAACTGCAAGCCATGTACTTGAAAGACTTGAAATTTTGGCCAGTGCTATAAGGTGATAGGATACAATTCTGTGGGTGTAGCTGGTTGTAACATGGCATTTGACATCACATTAATTTTTAGTTCCATTCCCCCAATTTTCTCCACACACAACAGACTCTACtactgaaataaaagaatacagatCTTTGATTCAACATTAATGAAATGTCTCAAAAGAATCTTGTTTAAATTAATGCTGAATCTGGTATAAAAGACAtataaattatcaatattttttaaagccttaaTATGTAAACATTTTCAATGTAATTTGTGCATGCTAGTGAAACATAAATATGCGCtttgttatatattaaaataaaaagggaggggATTAGGCTCCAAAACAGACCACTTGATGGTTACTACAGAAATTGATTTTATGGGCACTTTAATCCCAGGGCAGTGGGGTTATGCTCATTTGCAATGACAAACAAAACCACTCCCCTACGTAGTTGAAATTTGCAGAGCACACTGGAATTTTCTCTCAAATACCTCACTTTTTTCTATGTATTCCTAACGACTTCTGATTTGGAGGTACTTAAATTCTGGGATCTTTTAACTCATCTATGCTCATCTCCTATGTTGCAGTGtgttttctataaataaaactatttgaCAGACTTAAAGAAGACGTAGAGGATCTGCCACTGTTACATCAAGCATTTATTTGAAATAGAAGTAACACCAAAGGCTCTATTTTCCTATTGATCTGTCAGTTATATCAGAACTACCTAgggtgtttgtatgtgtgtgtgtgtatatgtgtgtgttgtaCCTGTGCTTTAAATATAGATTCCAAAGTCTTGCCCCAGATAATTCTGAATTCTCCCAAGAAGACTGCTGGTAAGAGGTGCATCCAGGATTCCAGCTCACATCTGTTTGACTTCAAAGCATTTGCTCAGtgtttttcaggctgcaggtctGAACAATCATTAAAGGTTGCAAAATCAATTTTGTAGTACAAGgccaaaatgtttcctttttaatgaaCTAGAATAGAATACAAAGTATCAGAGCCCAAAGCAGGTAGTTTCAGTTTTCTGCATAGCTTTTTGATGGTGTGCTGGGTGCCACcgtgtaaaatgtatttcttacagtaCAATCTCATATGGCCAGAGTGGGAGGAGTCTTCCTCATGCATTTCTTGAACTTTTATAGCCATGAAATATACTCAAGTGTGTTAATCGCTAATGATCTACAAAAAGTAATTTCCTATTATTGGCGTTTTTAAGCCTCTAAGAAACCCCAAGTCATAAAAAATGGGGAGCACTCTGCAAACATTTCCATTTTGAACACGATAGCAACTGTGCTAAGAGTAATGATGAGATTTGTGGAAAAGCTGAAAGGAAAGTGAGGCTTATACTTGGTTCCTTTTACTCCAAAATTCTGGGCTCCAGAATCAAGCACTTGATTCTGGACTTTTCTATTTCAGTAGAAAAGTCAAGATAGAGTTTGGGGAAGAGGCGCTTTTTTGCTAAACAAATTAGCCCTTCTCCAGCTTCCTCATAGCAGGCGTGTTGTATGATCGCAGCCATGGTGACGCTATGAAGACCACCTGTAGATCTCTATCTGTTGGGACAGCCTCCCCTTTGTAGACTCTTTTAAGAGGCACTCTATCTTGGCTTTTGGTGTAGAGCATTTCTGGAAAACTTCTTAAAATGGGCTATATAGTATTTCagaaattgttattatttttatttaattcaacaaataaagCTGGGGCATGGTGCATACTCAAggttattcattgcagcactctttggAACTGTAAAATATTGGAGCAAACTTTAATATCCATGTGTAAAAGCGATTGAATAAACTAGAACACATATGTACAATTGGGTAATATATAGCTACAAAAATGAATGAGGAAGATCTCTATGAGTTATTAAGGAATGAATTCCAGGATAGATGGTTAAGTGAAAAAGCCAAGTGCAGAAGAGTATCTATAGTATGATACCCTCTGTAAGAGAAAGATGAAgatataagaaaatacattttttttctcatttgtgcaAAAGATACACAGGAAGAATAAACCAAAAATGAAAGGGATTTGTTATC
This genomic interval from Lagenorhynchus albirostris chromosome 10, mLagAlb1.1, whole genome shotgun sequence contains the following:
- the LOC132527611 gene encoding histone H2B type 1-M codes for the protein MPEPTKSAPAPKKGSKKAVTKAQKKDGKKRKRSRKESYSVYVYKVLKQVHPDTGISSKAMGIMNSFVNDIFERIAGEASRLAHYNKRSTITSREIQTAVRLLLPGELAKHAVSEGTKAVTKYTSSK
- the H1-4 gene encoding histone H1.4, with protein sequence MSETAPAAPAAPAPAEKTPVKKKARKAAGAAKRKASGPPVSELITKAVAASKERSGVSLAALKKALAAAGYDVEKNNSRIKLGLKSLVSKGTLVQTKGTGASGSFKLNRKAATGEAKPKAKKAGAAKPKKPAGGAKKPKKATGAATPKKSAKKTPKKAKKPAAAAGAKKAKSPKKAKAAKPKKAPKSPAKAKAVKPKAAKPKTAKPKAAKPKKAAAKKK